The Castanea sativa cultivar Marrone di Chiusa Pesio chromosome 11, ASM4071231v1 genome contains a region encoding:
- the LOC142614832 gene encoding uncharacterized protein LOC142614832 translates to MAAQMTLSSSLSTQFLPSPKPSLSSPFSCTYILPKTRVHQFKICADLGGGEGEIRKEGKKKFITREEEPEQYWQTAGEREGENPMMTPLPYIIIFGMSTPFVILAIAFANGWVKVPVR, encoded by the exons atggcaGCCCAAATGacactctcttcctctctcagcACCCAGTTTCTCCCATCACCTAAGCCATCATTATCATCCCCTTTCTCTTGCACTTACATTTTACCAAAGACAAGGGTCCATCAGTTCAAAATATGTGCAGACTTGG GTGGTGGGGAAGGAGAAATCAGAAAGGAAGGAAAGAAGAAATTCATaactagagaagaagaaccAGAACA GTATTGGCAAACAGCAGGAGAAAGGGAAGGGGAGAATCCCATGATGACTCCTCTTCCTTATATTATCATATTTGGAATGTCTACACCTTTTGTAATCTTAGCCATTGCTTTTGCAAATGGATGGGTTAAGGTCCCTGTTCGATGA
- the LOC142614831 gene encoding SNF1-related protein kinase regulatory subunit beta-2-like, translated as MVMGNNAGVRNDGTGCSGAKNLEDNHDHLMDSTQGYGMVPMPIVHCPPHNHIAYQPPFIFNPEVLVTPMPTLRQFMQSQVHALPQSTINSKEELIGKLISVKITWNYGGNSVGLVGSWSNWQTMEFLEHAVKNATVTMALPVGIHYYCFIVDGVLTYASNLDWICDNYGDHYNILYLQEDVLQAPSKGFANLSDFESPPSPPSSYDNKFFTDKIFYYRTKEGNICEIQPPELPPQLEEAILDMPSCSFDVYQSLPRPQFSQVNHLYGHKENEDQYVIVSSTERFADKYITTILYKPAFKTKPP; from the exons ATGG TAATGGGAAATAATGCTGGTGTGAGAAACGATGGAACAGGCTGTTCTGGAGCTAAGAATTTGGAAGACAACCATGACCATTTAATGGACTCAACACAAGGTTATGGGATGGTGCCTATGCCCATTGTTCATTGTCCCCCACATAACCACATAGCCTACCAGCCACCTTTCATTTTTAATCCAGAG GTGCTTGTGACTCCCATGCCAACGCTTCGTCAGTTTATGCAGTCCCAAGTGCATGCATTGCCACAAAGCACAATAAATAGTAAAGAAGAACTCATTGGAAAATTGATTTCTGTCAAGATCACATGGAACTATGGTGGCAATTCAGTAGGTCTCGTGGGGTCATGGAGCAACTGGCAGACTAT GGAGTTCTTGGAACATGCAGTAAAAAATGCAACAGTAACCATGGCGCTCCCAGTTGGAATCCATTACTACTGTTTTATTGTTGATGGAGTGTTGACATACGCTTCAAACTTGGATTGGATCTGTGATAATTATGGAGATCACTATAATATCTTATATTTGCAG GAGGATGTCCTGCAAGCGCCTTCAAAGGGTTTTGCAAATCTGTCTGATTTTGAATCTCCTCCTTCCCCACCATCAAGTTATGACAACAAATTTTTCActgacaaaattttttattatagaacCAAAGAAGGTAACATTTGCGAGATTCAACCACCAGAACTACCGCCACAGCTAGAAGAAGCGATTTTGGATATGCCATCATGCTCCTTTGATGTATACCAGTCTCTACCAAGGCCTCAATTTTCACAAGTAAATCATCTATATGGtcacaaagaaaatgaagatcAGTATGTGATAGTCAGCTCTACAGAGAGGTTTGCTGATAAATATATTACCACAATATTATACAAGCCTGCCTTTAAAACCAAACCACCatga
- the LOC142617971 gene encoding uncharacterized protein LOC142617971 isoform X1 has translation MNLENTVKDQMASPLCCFRNPLPWFAVLAPLLISAGILVFGFSSILLTSTVLIFSTIYFTFSKHKPAAAEKLVQGKVQMEDVKPEPQPHSETITLKKEAQEEGMSQIDEHLVTSFDSLSESECLYHLSTSEESEVEWPFHDNVDDQSPDYSDGSISDEESLIEIALPSGQYVGHKEELPKVNTYKQQIKLPDFSPESIFQQHCLMELISEINEMNEEENLIEIDISMGSIKCSRFEIEA, from the coding sequence ATGAACTTGGAAAACACAGTTAAAGATCAAATGGCATCTCCTTTATGTTGCTTTAGAAACCCACTACCATGGTTTGCTGTCCTTGCTCCACTGCTAATTTCTGCTGGTATTTTGGTCTTTGGGTTCTCATCCATCCTCTTAACATCTACAGTATTGATCTTTTCTACTATTTACTTCACATTCTCAAAGCACAAACCAGCTGCAGCTGAGAAATTAGTCCAAGGAAAGGTTCAGATGGAAGATGTAAAACCAGAACCTCAGCCTCACAGTGAAACTATAACACTAAAGAAGGAAGCTCAAGAAGAAGGTATGAGTCAGATTGATGAACACTTGGTCACATCATTTGATTCACTTTCAGAGAGTGAATGTCTGTATCACTTATCGACTAGTGAGGAATCAGAAGTGGAGTGGCCGTTTCATGATAATGTGGATGATCAGAGTCCAGATTACTCGGATGGTTCAATTTCCGACGAGGAAAGCCTCATTGAAATTGCCCTTCCAAGTGGGCAGTATGTTGGTCATAAGGAAGAGTTGCCAAAAGTTAATACTTATAAGCAGCAGATCAAACTGCCAGATTTCTCACCTGAGTCCATTTTCCAGCAACATTGTCTAATGGAGCTCATATCAGAGATAAATGAGATGAATGAGGAAGAGAATTTGATTGAGATTGACATATCCATGGGCTCCATCAAGTGTTCAAGGTTTGAGATTGAAGCATGA
- the LOC142617971 gene encoding uncharacterized protein LOC142617971 isoform X2, which produces MEDVKPEPQPHSETITLKKEAQEEGMSQIDEHLVTSFDSLSESECLYHLSTSEESEVEWPFHDNVDDQSPDYSDGSISDEESLIEIALPSGQYVGHKEELPKVNTYKQQIKLPDFSPESIFQQHCLMELISEINEMNEEENLIEIDISMGSIKCSRFEIEA; this is translated from the coding sequence ATGGAAGATGTAAAACCAGAACCTCAGCCTCACAGTGAAACTATAACACTAAAGAAGGAAGCTCAAGAAGAAGGTATGAGTCAGATTGATGAACACTTGGTCACATCATTTGATTCACTTTCAGAGAGTGAATGTCTGTATCACTTATCGACTAGTGAGGAATCAGAAGTGGAGTGGCCGTTTCATGATAATGTGGATGATCAGAGTCCAGATTACTCGGATGGTTCAATTTCCGACGAGGAAAGCCTCATTGAAATTGCCCTTCCAAGTGGGCAGTATGTTGGTCATAAGGAAGAGTTGCCAAAAGTTAATACTTATAAGCAGCAGATCAAACTGCCAGATTTCTCACCTGAGTCCATTTTCCAGCAACATTGTCTAATGGAGCTCATATCAGAGATAAATGAGATGAATGAGGAAGAGAATTTGATTGAGATTGACATATCCATGGGCTCCATCAAGTGTTCAAGGTTTGAGATTGAAGCATGA
- the LOC142614494 gene encoding nuclear transcription factor Y subunit B-2-like: MADSDNDSGGHNNSNNANSELSAREQDRFLPIANVSRIMKKALPANAKISKDAKETVQECVSEFISFITGEASDKCQREKRKTINGDDLLWAMTTLGFEEYVEPLKIYLQKYREMEGEKSSVGGGGGGGRPGEKDGGGGGGGSAGGGGAAGGGGGSGGGVSSSGNSGGYNGVGGMYAGMYGGVMGHHQGHVYGSGGFHHHGIQGIDGGVGVGKGGSVVGGGGGGGGGGSNGGSIVRSR; the protein is encoded by the coding sequence ATGGCGGATTCGGATAACGATTCAGGAGGacacaacaacagcaacaacgcGAACAGCGAGTTGTCAGCAAGAGAACAAGACAGGTTTCTTCCGATTGCAAACGTGAGCAGAATCATGAAGAAGGCATTGCCAGCAAACGCTAAGATCTCAAAGGATGCTAAAGAAACAGTGCAAGAATGTGTGTCTGAGTTTATTAGCTTCATCACTGGGGAGGCTTCGGATAAGtgtcagagagagaagaggaagacTATTAATGGTGACGATTTGTTGTGGGCCATGACTACTTTGGGGTTTGAAGAGTACGTGGAGCCACTCAAGATTTATCTGCAGAAGTATAGGGAGATGGAAGGAGAGAAGAGCTCTGTGGGaggaggtggaggaggaggGAGGCCAGGTGAGAAGGAtgggggtggtggtggtggtggctccgctggtggtggtggcgccgctggtggtggtggtggaagtGGTGGGGGTGTTAGTTCGTCAGGAAATAGTGGTGGGTATAATGGGGTTGGAGGAATGTATGCTGGGATGTATGGTGGTGTTATGGGTCATCATCAGGGACACGTGTACGGTTCTGGTGGCTTTCATCATCATGGAATCCAGGGTATTGATGGGGGAGTTGGGGTTGGGAAGGGTGGCTCAGTTgttggtggtggcggtggtggtggtgggggtggCAGTAATGGCGGCTCCATTGTGAGGTCAAGGTAG